A single Thermosynechococcus vestitus BP-1 DNA region contains:
- a CDS encoding class I SAM-dependent methyltransferase, producing the protein MILNPQQRTKLDSRRDDLFYAAPRFVTHVDDFFLARLTDLYRQYLQPQMRVLDLMSSWVSHLPPELSFQEVVGHGMNAAELARNPRLDRYFVQNLNEELALPLEDASFNAVLMAVSVQYLQYPEATFTEIARILKPQGVVIVSFSNRMFFEKAIQAWREGSEGDRVQLVQTYINSTPSLKVIATHLPRLWPWRGFTDPFYAVVGQKQAV; encoded by the coding sequence ATGATTCTCAATCCCCAACAGCGCACGAAATTGGATAGCCGTAGGGACGATCTCTTTTATGCGGCACCGCGCTTTGTTACCCATGTGGATGATTTCTTTCTGGCCCGCCTCACGGATCTCTACCGCCAATACTTGCAGCCACAGATGCGGGTCTTGGACCTAATGAGTAGTTGGGTGTCCCATCTACCCCCAGAACTCTCCTTTCAGGAAGTCGTGGGGCATGGGATGAATGCGGCGGAGCTAGCCCGCAACCCCCGGCTAGATCGTTATTTTGTTCAGAATCTCAATGAAGAGTTGGCCTTGCCCCTAGAGGATGCCAGTTTTAATGCCGTGTTGATGGCAGTGTCGGTGCAGTACCTCCAATATCCGGAGGCAACTTTTACGGAAATTGCCCGCATCCTTAAGCCCCAAGGGGTGGTTATTGTCAGCTTCTCAAATCGAATGTTTTTTGAAAAAGCGATTCAGGCGTGGCGGGAGGGTAGCGAGGGCGATCGCGTGCAGTTGGTGCAAACCTATATCAACAGTACTCCTTCCCTCAAGGTGATTGCAACGCATCTGCCCCGCCTTTGGCCTTGGCGGGGATTTACCGATCCCTTCTATGCTGTCGTTGGTCAAAAGCAAGCCGTGTAA